Proteins from a genomic interval of Aspergillus flavus chromosome 7, complete sequence:
- a CDS encoding uncharacterized protein (expressed protein), with product MPPMRPTQSLDEPKQSICSSQRIPSFDKPLHTLPLNPVRGSPSIDPSQTTWFDARSTPPSLSERCPSRESTEDYPVINKSDSDDLPMGVNHSPPDTLFEKDESTSRPRIITTSFLHRNRDEYPLTRTAFPTRPNHYFWEKKWDYFPELAPISALPANSNQPFNARKKKNGRPAPTFHKSYRHNNSDYPFLSRSRNAITSGVHRLFSKRFNGNGLTR from the coding sequence ATGCCTCCCATGAGGCCAACCCAGTCGCTTGACGAGCCAAAGCAGTCAATTTGCTCAAGTCAACGAATTCCTTCATTTGATAAACCTCTCCATACGTTGCCCCTAAATCCAGTACGGGGAAGCCCTTCTATAGATCCCAGTCAAACTACATGGTTCGACGCCAGGAGCACCCCACCTAGCCTCTCTGAGCGTTGCCCTTCCCGGGAATCAACTGAAGACTATCCAGTCATCAACAAGTCCGACTCAGATGATCTACCCATGGGAGTGAATCATTCTCCTCCCGATACCCTGTTTGAAAAAGATGAGTCTACATCACGCCCAAGGATCATCACCACTTCTTTCTTGCATAGAAACCGGGATGAGTACCCGTTAACCAGAACTGCATTCCCTACACGGCCTAACCACTACTTTTGGGAGAAGAAGTGGGACTATTTCCCAGAATTAGCGCCTATATCAGCCTTACCGGCTAACTCGAACCAGCCATTCAATGCccgcaaaaagaaaaatggccGACCAGCTCCCACCTTCCATAAGAGTTATCGGCACAATAACAGTGATTACCCTTTCCTGTCTCGCTCTCGAAACGCGATAACATCTGGTGTGCACCGCCTTTTCTCCAAGCGTTTTAATGGAAATGGCCTTACTCGGTGA
- a CDS encoding uncharacterized protein (of unknown function-domain containing protein): protein MSEKTEIGEGSDKVEVPPTAVSFFDPALRSVRRQVFIQWGRTVLTLCVFILCILSLYWAVQFRVEQNLHSLTVWVVDFDGMVDPYRDTKPIVGPAVTDVAENLIRTPETGRLGYTIKSPDEFNYDPWAVRQGVYDEHAYAAIIVNANATTLLHDAVKNGNSSYDPTGAAQFVVITARDETTYSSYITPGLTAFASTVLAEFGPRWVQTVAQESLNISNVPQAINPAIGFNTVDLRPFGPAAATPSVTIGLIYLIIIAFFNSPFLMPIHAQFLKDNHPPLKIPQWLLWRVCSNITAYFFLSLFYSFVSLAFQIPFSNSPAPDTVSASNPNAYGHGSFVVFWMLNWVGMSALGFPLENMAMVLGFPWSSLFLIFWVISNVATGFYALDLAPGFFRWGYAWPLHRIVEALRTILFGTHSRIGLDFGVLFAWIGVSILFFPFASFIMRWKMKRGL, encoded by the exons ATGAGCGAGAAGACGGAGATCGGCGAAGGCAGCGACAAGGTCGAAGTGCCACCCACTGCTGTCTCCTTTTTCGACCCCGCGCTAAGATCGGTTCGACGTCAAGTGTTTATCCAATGGGGCCGTACAG TTCTCACACTTTGCGTCTTCATCCTCTGTATCCTGTCCCTATACTGGGCCGTTCAGTTTCGCGTCGAGCAGAATCTCCATTCGTTAACGGTCTGGGTTGTCGACTTCGATGGCATGGTCGATCCATATCGCGATACCAAACCAATTGTGGGACCTGCAGTGACCGACGTGGCAGAGAATCTAATCCGAACCCCTGAAACCGGCCGATTGGGATATACCATAAAATCTCCGGATGAGTTTAACTATGATCCATGGGCCGTGAGACAGGGTGTGTATGATGAGCATGCCTATGCTGCCATCATTGTCAATGCGAATGCAACTACCCTTCTTCACGATGCGGTCAAAAACGGAAATTCCTCGTACGATCCCACCGGCGCTGCGCAATTCGTTGTCATCACTGCTCGTGACGAAACGACTTATTCCAGTTATATCACACCGGGGTTGACAGCCTTTGCGAGCACAGTCCTGGCCGAATTCGGACCACGCTGGGTACAAACCGTTGCCCAAGAATCGCTAAATATTTCGAATGTCCCGCAAGCGATAAACCCGGCTATTGGTTTCAACACTGTGGATCTTAGGCCATTTGGTCCGGCTGCTGCAACACCCTCTGTCACCATCGGCTTGATttacctcatcatcatcgctttCTTTAATTCCCCATTCCTTATGCCGATTCATGCGCAATTCCTCAAGGACAATCACCCCCCGTTGAAGATACCGCAGTGGCTGCTGTGGCGTGTGTGTTCCAACATCACAGCCTATTTCTTCCTGTCCCTGTTCTACTCTTTCGTGTCGTTAGCGTTCCAAATTCCATTCAGCAACTCTCCGGCACCAGATACTGTTTCCGCTAGCAACCCAAATGCCTATGGACATGGATCCTTTGTGGTGTTCTGGATGTTGAACTGGGTAGGCATGAGTGCTCTCGGCTTTCCTCTCGAGAATATGGCAATGGTGTTAGGATTCCCTTGGAGCTCGCTGTTCCTTATCTTCTGGGTCATTAGTAACGTTGCAACCGGGTTCTATGCGCTGGACCTCGCCCCAGGATTCTTCCGATGGGGCTACGCATGGCCGTTGCATCGCA TTGTCGAGGCGTTGCGTACCATCCTCTTCGGGACACATTCTCGCATCGGTCTTGATTTCGGTGTCCTTTTTGCGTGGATCGGTGTATCGATTTTGTTTTTCCCCTTTGCCTCCTTCATCATGCGATGGAAGATGAAGCGGGGACTGTAA
- a CDS encoding oxidoreductase — MATAQITVSHPLATPNGSQPSSTEAPTISLLGPNATAASVRLDVSAPFSAIRTLFDHLYSHPDDATNLNAIYPRRGILKTAATIKTSSDQKFTIDLSPKRVALIPASLQQSLAGHGLKDVLDFFNTLTTEYVPSILSTLSILAGADFTPAHSTYNMNFRLCDYNPVTAASGSLNGCGAHTDYGTFTIIFQDGTPGLELEDASAPGSWVPVPGDATVVLTGWCAVILSGGRIAAARHRVRRTPGVRRLSAVLFIAPDLDVTLRPLGGIQPIRPFSETVMRGDIDTGVFKEVMGKRWRYREGNEEMEGHEIGTQDDEIAKLIWA; from the coding sequence ATGGCTACCGCTCAGATTACCGTCAGCCATCCGCTGGCTACCCCCAATGGTTCTCAGCCAAGTTCAACAGAAGCTCCCACTATTTCTCTCCTGGGACCAAACGCCACCGCGGCCAGCGTCCGGCTAGACGTCAGCGCACCATTCTCCGCCATCCGTACCCTCTTCGATCACCTATACTCTCATCCAGATGATGCCACCAATCTCAATGCGATCTACCCCCGTCGCGGCATCCTAAAGACAGCAGCAACTATCAAAACCTCCTCAGACCAGAAATTCACAATCGACCTCTCTCCAAAGCGTGTCGCTCTGATCCCAGCCTCTCTGCAGCAGTCTCTAGCTGGACACGGTCTCAAGGACGtccttgatttcttcaacaccctcaccaccgaATATGTCCCATCAATACTCTCGACTCTCAGTATCCTTGCTGGCGCAGATTTTACACCCGCGCACAGTACCTACAACATGAACTTCCGTCTCTGCGATTATAACCCCGTGACCGCTGCCTCTGGATCCTTGAATGGATGCGGCGCCCACACTGACTACGGCACCTTCACTATCATCTTCCAAGACGGTACCCCTGGCCTGGAGCTCGAAGATGCCAGTGCGCCTGGCTCGTGGGTCCCTGTTCCGGGTGATGCCACTGTCGTCCTGACTGGCTGGTGTGCGGTTATTTTGAGTGGTGGCCGTATCGCTGCAGCTAGACACCGGGTTAGACGTACACCGGGCGTTCGTCGATTGAGTGCGGTTTTGTTCATTGCACCTGATCTGGACGTGACGCTGAGGCCTCTCGGTGGGATTCAGCCGATACGGCCTTTCTCTGAGACTGTCATGCGTGGGGATATCGACACTGGAGTGTTTAAGGAGGTGATGGGAAAGAGATGGAGGTATAGGGAGGGGAatgaggagatggaaggtCACGAAATTGGAActcaggatgatgagattgcGAAGCTTATTTGGGCCTGA